The following proteins come from a genomic window of Sphaerisporangium rubeum:
- a CDS encoding HesA/MoeB/ThiF family protein, whose product MTVDADGTPAILRPRVKPEHRPHRYPDGTVRVGGEIYGLAAEISDPRGWVWAALTLMDGTIAVPQIVARLNLLFPELSARQAESLVRQLIRSGYVEDAAAEPPRDLTARELDRYSRNHAYFRRADLVPRTHGWEAQLALKNAHVVVVGLGGTGSHVAWALTAAGVGHLHCVDPDVVELSNLSRQVLYAEADVGLFKVDVALRRLRQVNSDVAVSGDRTRVVSAARLGRLVRGADMLALCADEPGGHRLRVWANRVCARAGIPWAGGGYSGPLVTVGVYGPGGTCYECYSATEGARRRPGTPVDLGGPGVLATSAGLSGHLLAHLVIARLTGVPPVPPGRVIGVNLIAPDQHIDISHPPRADCHICGDPRGDTA is encoded by the coding sequence TTGACCGTCGACGCGGACGGGACGCCTGCGATACTGCGTCCCCGGGTGAAGCCTGAGCACCGGCCGCACCGGTACCCCGACGGCACGGTGCGCGTCGGCGGTGAGATCTACGGCCTCGCGGCCGAGATCAGCGACCCGCGTGGCTGGGTGTGGGCCGCGCTGACCCTGATGGACGGCACCATCGCCGTCCCGCAGATCGTGGCACGGCTGAACCTGCTGTTCCCCGAACTGTCGGCACGGCAGGCGGAGTCCCTGGTACGGCAGCTCATCCGTTCCGGCTACGTCGAGGACGCCGCCGCCGAACCGCCGCGGGACCTGACGGCGCGCGAGCTCGACCGGTACAGCAGGAACCACGCCTACTTCCGCCGGGCCGACCTCGTCCCCCGCACGCACGGCTGGGAGGCGCAACTCGCGCTGAAGAACGCGCATGTCGTGGTGGTCGGCCTCGGCGGCACCGGCAGTCACGTGGCCTGGGCCCTCACCGCCGCCGGCGTCGGACACCTGCACTGCGTGGACCCCGACGTCGTCGAACTGTCCAACCTCAGCCGCCAGGTCCTGTACGCCGAAGCGGACGTCGGCCTGTTCAAGGTGGACGTCGCACTCCGCCGCCTGCGCCAGGTCAACTCCGACGTGGCCGTCAGCGGCGACCGTACCCGCGTGGTGAGCGCCGCGAGGCTCGGCCGCCTCGTCCGCGGCGCCGACATGCTCGCTCTGTGCGCCGACGAACCCGGCGGTCACCGCCTCCGCGTGTGGGCCAACCGGGTGTGCGCACGGGCCGGCATCCCCTGGGCCGGCGGCGGCTACAGCGGCCCCCTGGTCACCGTCGGCGTGTACGGCCCCGGTGGAACGTGCTACGAGTGCTACAGCGCCACCGAAGGAGCCAGACGCCGTCCCGGCACCCCCGTGGACCTCGGCGGACCCGGTGTGCTCGCCACATCGGCGGGCCTGTCCGGCCACCTGCTGGCCCACCTCGTGATCGCGCGCCTCACCGGCGTACCCCCCGTCCCACCCGGCCGCGTGATCGGCGTGAACCTGATCGCACCGGACCAGCACATCGACATCAGCCACCCGCCTCGGGCCGACTGTCATATTTGTGGTGATCCACGCGGTGATACCGCTTGA
- a CDS encoding TetR/AcrR family transcriptional regulator yields MRRTRQAIQRALVELILEKGYEAVTVTDVIERADIGRSTFYAHYTSKQEVLFGNLDRFTRFLREASAGSPGKLFSFSLAMFQHVHEQRTLLRALIGRRGGTVVVAHAEKVLAGIVRGELVAYLPEGAEPPPQLDLVVTAIVGAFMALVRDWVEGDAGVGPEALNDAFLALVLPGVEALLARPPVEEPPGAFVL; encoded by the coding sequence GTGCGGCGGACTCGGCAGGCCATTCAGCGGGCTCTGGTCGAGTTGATCCTGGAGAAGGGGTACGAGGCGGTCACCGTCACCGATGTCATTGAGCGAGCGGATATCGGCAGGTCCACGTTCTATGCGCACTACACCAGCAAGCAGGAGGTGTTGTTCGGGAACCTCGACCGGTTCACGCGGTTCCTGCGGGAGGCGTCGGCGGGGTCGCCGGGGAAATTGTTCTCGTTCAGTCTGGCGATGTTCCAGCATGTGCACGAGCAGCGGACCTTGCTGCGTGCGCTGATCGGACGCCGAGGCGGGACGGTGGTGGTGGCGCACGCGGAGAAGGTGCTGGCGGGGATCGTGCGTGGGGAACTGGTGGCGTATCTGCCTGAGGGTGCGGAGCCGCCGCCGCAGCTCGACCTCGTCGTGACGGCGATCGTCGGCGCGTTCATGGCGCTGGTGCGTGACTGGGTGGAAGGGGATGCCGGCGTGGGGCCCGAGGCGTTGAACGACGCTTTTCTGGCCTTGGTGCTGCCTGGGGTGGAGGCGCTTTTGGCGCGGCCCCCGGTCGAGGAGCCACCGGGGGCCTTCGTTCTATAG
- a CDS encoding class I SAM-dependent methyltransferase — MSHKHNHKHQTHSHQGHDHDHGHHDHGAGTIDHPRAYEVLISLILAGRRRRLYTQMIDRAGMTPGDHVLDVGCGTGYLTRLIADRVTPSGQVTGLDAAPAMIDYSRRHAAANCTYVTAEAQQIPLPDKSYDVVVSSFALHHIAPTARAASLREMFRVLRPGGRLLIAEFRPAEGHPVERWLNAFFGHAMRTGLRESLPPLATEAGFHIDTITKTQPAAFHLLAVRPATDRETASR, encoded by the coding sequence ATGTCCCACAAGCACAACCACAAGCACCAGACCCACAGCCACCAAGGCCACGACCACGACCACGGTCACCACGACCACGGTGCCGGTACGATCGACCATCCCCGCGCCTACGAGGTCCTCATCTCGCTGATCCTGGCCGGCCGGCGCCGCCGCCTGTACACCCAGATGATCGACCGCGCAGGCATGACCCCAGGCGACCACGTCCTCGACGTAGGCTGCGGCACCGGCTACCTGACCCGCCTGATAGCCGACCGCGTGACCCCCTCAGGCCAGGTCACCGGCCTCGACGCCGCCCCCGCCATGATCGACTACTCCCGCCGCCACGCCGCCGCCAACTGCACCTACGTAACCGCGGAAGCCCAGCAGATCCCCCTCCCCGACAAGTCCTACGACGTGGTCGTCTCCAGCTTCGCCCTCCACCACATAGCCCCCACGGCCCGCGCCGCATCCCTGCGGGAAATGTTCCGAGTCCTCCGTCCCGGAGGACGCCTCCTGATAGCCGAATTCCGCCCCGCGGAAGGCCACCCCGTAGAACGTTGGCTCAACGCCTTCTTCGGCCACGCCATGCGCACCGGCCTCCGCGAATCCCTCCCACCCCTCGCCACAGAAGCCGGCTTCCACATCGACACCATCACCAAGACCCAACCAGCAGCTTTCCACCTCCTCGCCGTCCGTCCCGCCACAGACCGGGAGACGGCGTCCCGTTGA
- a CDS encoding IS256 family transposase gives MAVNDSVDPAAWLAEQLRTQDPDLLRSMVQTMAETLMSAEADSLCGAGYGERSSERTNRRNGYRTREWDTRAGTVELAIPKLRTGSYFPHWLLERRRRAEQALISVVATSYLLGVSTRRVDKLVEQLGIKHISKSQVSEMAKVLDGQVEAFRTRPLDAGPYAFVWLDALTQKVREGGRIINVHVLVATAVNNNGNREILGLEVTSAEDGAGWLTFLRGLVARGLSGVQLVTSDAHTGLTTAVAAALPGACWQRCRTHYLRNLLTCVPKSAQPWVATLVRTIFDQPTAEQVRTQHAWVIDALSAKYPAACDHLDAAREELLAFAAFPRETWRQIWSNNPQERLNKEIRRRTDVVGIFPDRGSIVRLIGAVLAEQTDEWTEARRYMGLDVLAKTRLRLIPGDTPQHNPLPQPLTA, from the coding sequence ATGGCCGTGAATGACAGTGTGGACCCTGCTGCCTGGCTGGCGGAGCAGCTTCGGACCCAGGATCCGGATCTGTTGCGATCCATGGTGCAGACCATGGCCGAGACGTTGATGTCGGCCGAGGCCGACTCGTTGTGCGGCGCCGGGTACGGCGAGCGCAGCAGCGAGCGGACCAACCGGCGCAACGGCTACCGGACGCGGGAGTGGGACACCCGCGCGGGAACCGTCGAGCTGGCGATCCCCAAGCTGCGGACCGGGTCCTACTTCCCCCATTGGCTGCTGGAGCGTCGCCGGCGGGCCGAACAGGCGCTGATCAGCGTGGTCGCGACCTCCTATCTGCTGGGAGTGTCGACCCGGCGGGTGGACAAGCTGGTGGAGCAACTGGGCATCAAGCACATATCCAAAAGCCAGGTCTCGGAGATGGCCAAGGTGCTGGACGGCCAGGTGGAGGCGTTCCGCACCCGGCCGCTGGACGCCGGCCCGTATGCGTTCGTGTGGCTGGACGCCCTCACCCAGAAGGTCCGAGAGGGCGGCCGGATCATCAATGTGCACGTGCTGGTCGCCACCGCGGTCAACAACAACGGCAACCGGGAGATCCTGGGGCTTGAGGTGACCTCGGCCGAGGACGGCGCCGGCTGGCTGACCTTCCTGCGCGGCCTGGTGGCCCGGGGACTGTCAGGAGTGCAGCTGGTGACCTCCGATGCCCACACCGGGCTGACGACCGCGGTCGCCGCCGCGTTGCCCGGCGCGTGCTGGCAGCGCTGCCGCACCCACTACCTGCGCAACCTCCTCACCTGCGTCCCCAAATCCGCGCAGCCGTGGGTGGCAACCCTGGTGCGCACCATCTTCGACCAGCCCACCGCCGAACAAGTACGCACCCAGCACGCCTGGGTCATCGACGCCTTGTCGGCCAAGTACCCCGCCGCCTGCGACCACCTGGACGCAGCACGCGAGGAACTCCTCGCCTTCGCTGCCTTCCCCCGGGAAACCTGGAGACAGATCTGGTCGAACAACCCCCAGGAACGACTGAACAAAGAGATCCGCCGCCGAACCGACGTCGTGGGCATCTTCCCCGACCGTGGTTCCATCGTCCGACTGATCGGCGCGGTACTGGCCGAACAAACCGACGAATGGACCGAGGCCCGCCGCTACATGGGACTGGACGTGCTGGCCAAAACCCGGCTCCGGCTGATTCCCGGCGACACACCCCAGCACAACCCACTCCCACAACCACTCACTGCTTAA
- a CDS encoding ATP-binding protein — MADPAMPPLVGKATEPDVPVASRELPGRPESVALARGFVTERLGKWHPAANDVTLLVSELVTNAVVHSRSRNGGTVTVMIVDRVGHVHVEVTDEGSETAPEIREDLLAEGGRGLLLVQMIAHRWGVSRGWSWQSVRCEVNYG; from the coding sequence ATGGCTGATCCCGCGATGCCTCCGCTTGTCGGAAAAGCCACTGAACCGGACGTTCCAGTGGCTTCACGCGAACTACCCGGACGACCCGAATCGGTCGCGCTCGCGCGAGGATTCGTGACGGAAAGGCTCGGCAAGTGGCATCCGGCCGCCAACGACGTGACGCTGCTGGTGTCGGAACTGGTCACCAACGCCGTGGTGCACTCCAGGTCACGGAACGGCGGAACGGTGACGGTGATGATCGTCGATCGGGTGGGACACGTCCACGTCGAGGTCACCGACGAAGGCAGCGAGACGGCACCTGAGATCCGCGAGGACCTGCTCGCTGAAGGAGGACGCGGTCTGCTGCTCGTGCAGATGATCGCGCACCGCTGGGGTGTCTCCAGGGGCTGGTCCTGGCAGTCTGTCCGGTGCGAAGTGAACTACGGTTGA
- a CDS encoding helix-turn-helix domain-containing protein: MTALNGGTPRMFLARELRRAREGKGISRSELAKAFYVSEVLVRQWETGHRAPVMDHVTKLDEMFDIRGILVRIREDLVKASVPLEWFGRWTEIEGRASSLWSFQPMVVPGLLQTEDYARAILQAANHLADVVEMVNARMERQKILHRDEEPPMFVALIAESVLSQNVGGPDVMARQLVHFSELARRENVITQIVPARATVCAGFTGPFMIVFRVDALSRQESVILMTRMAGQWKN, from the coding sequence ATGACGGCACTCAACGGCGGCACGCCGCGTATGTTCCTTGCTCGGGAATTGCGCCGGGCCCGTGAAGGAAAAGGAATATCCCGGTCAGAGCTCGCCAAAGCGTTCTACGTGAGCGAAGTCCTGGTCCGTCAATGGGAGACCGGCCACCGGGCCCCTGTGATGGACCACGTGACCAAGCTGGACGAGATGTTCGACATACGGGGCATCCTCGTCCGCATCCGCGAGGATCTGGTGAAGGCTTCCGTACCGCTGGAGTGGTTCGGACGGTGGACGGAGATCGAGGGGAGAGCGTCGTCGCTGTGGTCGTTCCAGCCGATGGTGGTACCGGGTCTCCTACAGACCGAGGACTACGCGAGGGCCATCTTGCAGGCGGCCAACCACCTGGCGGATGTCGTGGAGATGGTCAATGCTCGCATGGAGCGACAGAAGATCCTGCACAGGGACGAGGAACCGCCTATGTTCGTCGCGTTGATCGCTGAGAGCGTCCTGTCGCAGAACGTGGGGGGTCCCGATGTCATGGCCAGGCAGCTTGTCCACTTCTCAGAGCTGGCACGACGCGAGAACGTGATCACACAAATCGTTCCCGCTCGCGCGACGGTGTGTGCGGGATTTACCGGTCCTTTTATGATCGTCTTCCGCGTTGACGCTCTGTCACGGCAAGAATCTGTGATCCTCATGACAAGGATGGCCGGACAATGGAAGAACTGA
- a CDS encoding DUF397 domain-containing protein has protein sequence MEELNWKKSSYSSANGGDCVEIATLPTDVVIRDSKAPSIGHLVVPAVEFGAFITALRGI, from the coding sequence ATGGAAGAACTGAACTGGAAGAAGTCTTCCTACAGCTCGGCGAACGGCGGGGACTGCGTCGAGATCGCCACCCTTCCCACCGATGTGGTCATCCGTGACAGCAAGGCCCCATCGATCGGTCACCTTGTGGTGCCGGCAGTTGAGTTCGGCGCATTCATCACCGCTCTCAGAGGTATCTGA
- a CDS encoding tetratricopeptide repeat protein: MDPARLADIRAGTDTLVKKCGSGYLIGPRLVLTARHVVADDAGDFPRIQVRLGHPRHTGAQTSPILARVCWQHPDLDVALLRLERPTQAGTVRWGRLTGTEPVTYSGMGFPRFARYDDTERGIEQLGGTIRPWSTGPGGCHVLDQDAAPEPHHGRYRDDPDHHNAKQEDRLWPGASGTAVLHGGLVLGVMILDDRLFGNKRLHARPVHDFVTDEEFASLVRADTGISPITEPVELAGLTDVITTDLRKAPAETPGSLLAAAAEVVRFHPRPDMLDRLTTWRDDPTLHFSVALITAEGGQGKTRLAREFARTTTTGSQGETHLPPESPHNVTRPDWAVAFTVKPPPQPLSDDQHRTRAHRLADRARTLATPVLVICDYAEAHPGFVDALIEALSTASPTHPVRVLLLARTPGAWWTGITDLLGEPAAPHWPLPPLGDTETDRHDLYRAAVTDLAEALPNLPQPAIGHPPRHPWPRLAADLSTTPPTLPSTSANALTLQMTALLDLLHAATGQERTLTTRPEHQLVVHERDYLKRVAATCGLFDPGVLSTATSPHVRHRQSWHALERCVAALILLGPCDTSTARSLAALATPSHPGPGHTGDILYWLGSLYPPPNQSLALGHIQPDRLAEHLLGDILTPPPAGEPFRPDHTGLPAEIAALVNDLETAQSSLFTLIRTATHPPFTDTVTKAITDVITTHPDPFATAAPLLAVASGHRSLLLPGLQALATDNPEALSHQISLANDLLPDTSISLARFNTTVTEVLTTLYRDLTGLDRDAYLPGLAGSLNNYGIRLADIGQHTEAVPVSEEAVRLNRELTRLNRDVHLPDLAGSLNNLANRLAETGRRTEALPVSEEAVRLNRELTRLDRDTYLPGLAMSLNTYATALAETGRSIEAVPVSEEAVRLRRELTLLNRDAYLPKLAISLNTHTNVLSGVGRNVEAIPVSEEAVSLYRQLTEINSDAYLPDLAMALHNHANILAQIGRHSEALPISEEDVNLSRELTRLNRDAYLPSLALSLHTQANILAQIGRLPEALLISEEALDLYRELTRLNRDAYLPHLAGSLNTHANVLALVGQHPEALSVSEESIGIRRELLRTNHNAYLPDLASSLNNHAISLAEAGHQLEALRISKEAVRLYRKLTRLNRNAYLPELVRSLRNHAIRLTSVGLRHEAKRISEEVTRLRREVARLNRNAYLADHTQSLMMRAAEQLRDAYGEDVTAFRETFRKITGQDIPAWLEEAPPNHEE, encoded by the coding sequence ATGGACCCGGCCCGGCTGGCCGACATCCGCGCCGGCACCGACACCCTGGTGAAGAAGTGCGGCTCCGGCTATCTGATCGGCCCGCGTCTGGTCCTGACGGCCCGCCACGTCGTGGCAGATGATGCGGGAGACTTCCCCCGCATCCAGGTACGTCTGGGACATCCACGGCACACAGGCGCACAGACCAGCCCGATCCTGGCCAGGGTGTGCTGGCAGCATCCGGACCTGGACGTAGCGCTGCTCCGACTGGAACGACCCACCCAAGCAGGCACAGTCCGCTGGGGCCGTCTGACCGGCACCGAGCCGGTGACCTATTCCGGAATGGGCTTCCCCCGCTTCGCACGGTACGACGACACCGAGCGAGGCATCGAGCAACTAGGCGGCACGATCCGTCCCTGGTCCACCGGCCCAGGCGGCTGCCACGTACTGGACCAGGACGCCGCACCGGAACCGCACCACGGCCGATACCGCGACGACCCGGACCACCACAATGCCAAGCAAGAGGACCGCCTCTGGCCCGGCGCCTCCGGCACAGCGGTGCTGCACGGCGGGTTGGTCCTCGGCGTGATGATTCTCGATGACCGCCTCTTCGGCAACAAACGCCTGCACGCCAGACCCGTTCACGACTTCGTCACCGACGAGGAGTTCGCGAGCCTGGTCCGCGCGGACACCGGCATCTCACCGATCACAGAGCCGGTGGAACTGGCCGGCCTCACCGACGTGATCACCACCGACCTGCGAAAGGCCCCCGCCGAGACCCCCGGCTCACTGCTGGCCGCCGCGGCCGAGGTCGTCCGCTTCCACCCCCGACCCGACATGCTCGACCGCCTGACCACCTGGCGCGACGACCCCACTCTCCACTTCTCGGTAGCACTGATCACCGCGGAAGGCGGCCAAGGCAAGACCCGCCTGGCCCGGGAGTTCGCGCGCACCACGACCACAGGCAGCCAAGGCGAGACCCACCTCCCCCCTGAGTCACCCCACAACGTCACCAGGCCCGACTGGGCCGTCGCCTTCACCGTCAAACCCCCACCCCAGCCGCTCAGCGACGACCAGCACAGAACCCGAGCACACAGACTCGCCGACCGAGCCCGCACTCTGGCCACCCCCGTACTGGTCATCTGCGACTACGCCGAAGCCCACCCCGGTTTCGTCGACGCACTCATCGAAGCCCTGAGCACGGCGTCACCCACCCATCCCGTCCGGGTGCTGCTCCTGGCCCGCACCCCCGGAGCCTGGTGGACCGGTATCACCGACCTGCTAGGCGAACCCGCGGCACCCCACTGGCCGCTTCCCCCGCTGGGAGACACCGAGACCGACCGGCACGACCTGTACCGGGCCGCGGTCACCGACCTGGCCGAAGCCCTCCCGAACCTTCCTCAACCGGCCATCGGCCATCCACCACGACACCCCTGGCCCCGCCTGGCAGCGGACCTTTCCACCACCCCACCCACCCTGCCGTCCACCTCCGCCAACGCGCTCACCCTCCAGATGACCGCACTGCTCGACCTTCTCCACGCGGCCACCGGACAAGAACGCACCCTCACCACCCGCCCCGAACACCAACTGGTCGTCCACGAACGCGACTACCTCAAACGCGTAGCCGCCACTTGCGGACTCTTCGACCCCGGCGTCCTGTCCACCGCCACCTCCCCCCACGTACGTCACCGCCAGTCCTGGCACGCTCTGGAACGCTGCGTCGCGGCCTTGATCCTGCTGGGCCCCTGCGACACCTCCACCGCCAGATCCCTCGCCGCGCTGGCCACCCCGAGTCACCCCGGCCCTGGCCACACCGGCGACATCCTCTACTGGCTGGGCTCGCTGTACCCACCTCCGAACCAGAGCCTGGCCCTCGGCCACATCCAGCCCGACCGCCTGGCCGAGCACCTCCTCGGCGACATCCTCACCCCACCCCCCGCCGGCGAGCCCTTCCGACCCGACCACACCGGGCTACCCGCCGAGATCGCCGCCTTGGTCAACGACCTGGAAACCGCACAATCGTCCCTGTTCACCCTGATCCGCACCGCCACTCACCCTCCCTTCACCGACACGGTGACCAAAGCGATCACCGATGTGATCACCACCCACCCCGACCCGTTCGCCACAGCCGCTCCCCTGCTGGCCGTGGCCTCCGGACACCGTTCCCTCCTCCTCCCCGGCCTTCAGGCCCTCGCCACCGACAACCCAGAGGCCCTGAGCCACCAGATCTCCCTCGCCAATGACCTACTCCCCGACACCTCCATCAGCCTGGCCCGCTTCAACACGACCGTCACCGAGGTCCTCACCACCCTGTACCGCGACCTCACCGGCCTCGACCGCGACGCCTACCTACCCGGCCTGGCCGGCTCGCTGAACAACTACGGGATCCGGCTCGCGGACATCGGGCAGCACACCGAAGCGGTACCCGTCTCAGAAGAAGCCGTCCGCCTGAACCGCGAACTCACCCGGCTCAACCGCGACGTGCACCTACCCGACCTGGCCGGCTCGCTGAACAACCTCGCGAACAGGCTCGCGGAAACCGGACGACGCACCGAAGCGCTACCCGTCTCCGAAGAAGCCGTCCGCCTGAACCGCGAACTCACCCGACTCGACCGCGACACCTACCTCCCCGGCCTTGCGATGTCGCTGAACACCTACGCGACCGCGCTCGCGGAAACCGGACGAAGTATCGAAGCGGTACCCGTCTCCGAAGAAGCCGTCCGCCTACGCCGCGAACTCACCCTGCTCAACCGCGACGCCTACCTACCCAAGCTCGCCATCTCGCTGAACACCCACACGAATGTGCTCTCAGGAGTCGGCCGAAACGTAGAAGCGATACCCGTCTCCGAAGAAGCCGTCAGCCTCTACCGCCAACTGACCGAGATCAACAGCGACGCCTACCTGCCTGACCTGGCAATGGCGCTGCACAATCACGCGAACATACTCGCGCAAATCGGACGACACTCCGAAGCGCTACCCATCTCTGAAGAAGACGTCAACCTATCCCGCGAACTCACCCGGCTCAACCGCGACGCATACCTTCCCAGCCTGGCGCTGTCGCTGCACACCCAAGCGAACATACTCGCACAGATCGGACGACTCCCAGAAGCACTACTCATCTCCGAAGAAGCGCTCGACCTCTACCGCGAACTCACCCGGCTCAACCGCGACGCCTACCTACCCCACCTGGCAGGCTCACTGAACACCCACGCGAACGTACTCGCCTTAGTCGGACAACACCCCGAAGCGCTAAGCGTGTCGGAAGAATCCATCGGCATACGCCGCGAACTCCTCCGAACCAACCACAACGCCTACCTACCCGACCTGGCCAGTTCACTGAACAACCACGCGATCTCACTCGCGGAAGCCGGACACCAACTCGAAGCACTACGCATCTCCAAAGAAGCCGTCCGCCTTTACCGCAAACTCACCCGCCTCAACCGCAACGCCTACCTACCCGAACTGGTCAGGTCGCTTCGCAACCACGCGATCCGGCTCACGAGCGTCGGACTACGCCACGAAGCGAAAAGGATCTCCGAAGAGGTCACCCGCCTACGCCGCGAAGTCGCCAGACTCAACCGCAACGCCTACCTGGCGGACCACACGCAGAGCCTCATGATGAGGGCCGCTGAGCAGCTGCGAGATGCTTACGGGGAAGACGTCACCGCGTTCCGTGAAACGTTCCGCAAGATCACGGGTCAGGACATACCGGCCTGGCTTGAGGAAGCCCCTCCGAACCATGAGGAGTAA
- a CDS encoding trypco2 family protein has product MAARIGLAEAIEQLRTELGEAQDAGADQQLRFEVTEVEVEFLVELRKEGSAKASFGVLAIGAEGNAEGKIARGSTHRLTLRLNVMDAALGSRHLEFADEEAHPWDE; this is encoded by the coding sequence ATGGCGGCGCGCATCGGACTTGCCGAAGCGATCGAGCAGTTACGCACTGAACTGGGAGAGGCGCAAGACGCCGGAGCCGACCAGCAACTCCGTTTCGAGGTCACCGAGGTGGAGGTGGAGTTCCTCGTCGAGCTTCGCAAGGAAGGCTCGGCCAAGGCGTCGTTCGGCGTTCTCGCGATCGGAGCTGAGGGAAATGCCGAAGGAAAGATCGCTCGCGGCTCGACCCACCGGTTGACACTCCGGCTGAACGTCATGGACGCGGCCCTCGGGAGCCGACATCTCGAATTCGCCGACGAAGAAGCACATCCCTGGGACGAGTGA
- a CDS encoding TetR/AcrR family transcriptional regulator: protein MSMDADTGHLSRRERLRRQTTEEIKERAFGLLDSGGTDEVSIAAVSKAMGMSPPALYRYFSSREALLDALVVDAYTDLGTTVASAATTGPAEDAPSRIAAIVHAWRHWALTHPRRYAMLFSDRPSAQDPPEGVTAVNQAMLVLLEALQDLSPPAPGDATPLDESLLRWRHALGASSRITPPALRHGVLTWSRIHGLVSLELAGAFTAMGLDAELLIATEIQALIPTAGNGTAPVRRD, encoded by the coding sequence ATGTCCATGGACGCCGACACCGGCCACCTGTCCCGCCGCGAACGGCTCCGAAGGCAGACCACCGAGGAAATCAAGGAACGCGCCTTCGGACTGCTCGACAGCGGCGGTACCGACGAGGTGTCCATAGCCGCGGTGAGCAAGGCCATGGGCATGAGCCCCCCGGCCCTGTACCGCTACTTCTCGTCCCGCGAAGCCCTGCTGGACGCACTGGTGGTCGACGCCTACACCGACCTCGGCACCACCGTCGCCTCCGCCGCGACCACCGGACCAGCCGAGGACGCCCCAAGCAGGATCGCCGCGATCGTCCACGCCTGGCGCCACTGGGCCCTGACCCACCCACGCCGCTACGCGATGCTGTTCTCCGACCGCCCCTCCGCACAGGACCCACCAGAAGGCGTCACCGCGGTCAACCAAGCCATGCTCGTCCTCCTGGAAGCCCTCCAGGACCTCTCCCCCCCAGCCCCCGGCGACGCCACCCCCCTGGACGAGTCGTTGCTCCGCTGGCGGCACGCACTAGGCGCCTCCAGCCGAATCACCCCACCGGCCCTACGCCACGGCGTACTGACCTGGTCCCGGATCCACGGCCTCGTCTCCCTCGAGCTCGCCGGCGCCTTCACCGCCATGGGCCTGGACGCCGAGCTCCTGATCGCCACCGAGATCCAGGCCCTCATCCCGACAGCCGGCAACGGCACGGCCCCCGTCCGACGAGACTGA
- a CDS encoding VOC family protein, translating to MAVRRLNHAVLYVRDVDRSVAFYQEALGFRVVMSMPGAAFLQAPASQNDHDLGLFQIGPQATASQAGRATVGLYHLAWEVETLDDLQRTATKLTDLGALAGASDHSTTKALYAKDPDGLEFEVSWLVPASLLTDETLAGRSKIRPLDIQKEIARYGADTPGGIGISVPA from the coding sequence ATGGCCGTCCGCCGCCTCAACCACGCCGTCCTCTACGTCCGCGACGTGGACCGCAGTGTCGCCTTCTACCAGGAAGCCCTGGGCTTCCGCGTAGTCATGTCCATGCCAGGCGCCGCCTTCCTCCAGGCCCCCGCCTCCCAGAACGACCACGACCTCGGCCTCTTCCAGATAGGCCCCCAAGCCACAGCCTCCCAAGCCGGCCGCGCCACGGTAGGCCTCTACCACCTCGCCTGGGAGGTCGAAACCCTCGACGACCTCCAGCGAACCGCCACCAAACTCACCGACCTAGGCGCACTGGCAGGCGCCTCCGACCACTCCACCACAAAGGCCCTCTACGCCAAGGACCCCGACGGCCTCGAATTCGAGGTCTCCTGGCTCGTCCCCGCAAGCCTCCTCACCGACGAAACCCTCGCCGGCCGCTCCAAGATCCGTCCTCTGGACATCCAAAAGGAGATCGCCCGCTACGGCGCCGACACCCCCGGCGGCATAGGAATCTCCGTCCCCGCGTGA